The genomic DNA AAATTTTGTGCTCTGATGTGTTGGTCAGCTGACCACGCTAAAGTATTGGCTGATATCGGGCTGTCATTGTGATGATGAAAAAAGTCAAATGGATTTAGCAGCAGACTATCGGGACCTAAAAATAGGATTGAGTCATGATCGTTTTGAGTAAAACTTTTTTGATCAAGTTGATCAATGGCTTGTTCTTGAATAGGGTTGGATAAACTTAAACTCCCTTGCTGATAGCGATAAGAGCAATGGTAGATGTGATTTTTTCTCGATGCAATAATAGGAACCAAGGTGCAGTTATTTTCAGGTTTGCATTGAGAAATGTACTGCTGTGCCAACAAATGACAAGGATCAAGGGCAACAATGTTTTGCTGTTTTTGAGCAAAAGATAGAGCTTTGAGGCTTGCTGCGGCTATTCTTAGGCCTGTAAATGACCCTGGGCCAGCGATATAAGCATAGGCATTAATCTCATCAAGCTTTAGATCATGTTTCTTGAGTAGCGCTTGCAAGAGGACTAAAGTTTGTTCAGCGGCATCAAAGCGATTTTTACTTTTGATTTCGTCCAAAACTTGATCATGTTTAGCTAAAACCCAATGAACATGCGGCTGACTGCTATCAAGTATTAAATGCAACATGCCTCAGTATAAATAAAAATTTCATCCGTTTAGGTTAATTAAACAAGCTTCTTATTCGATCAAATAAAAAGCGATTGAGATCGACATAGAAGGTTAAGATCATCAATCCAATGATGAAAGCAAAACCTAAAGTATGACCGATACGTACTACTTTCTCTGAAACTGGGCTGCCTTTGATGACTTCAATGAAAAAGAACAGCAAGTGTCCACCATCCAACATGGGAATGGGTAGCAAATTCAATAAGGCCAAAGTGATGCTCAGCATGGCCATCATTCTAAAAAATGCATCAAAACCACCTTTTTTATAAGAGGTGCCGGCAAGGTAAAAAATAGAAATAGGTCCACCCAGGGAGTTCATGGATAGGTTGCCTGTAAACAGTTTACCCAGACCCTTGGCAGTGAGTACGGTTAACTTTATGGTTTCCTCTACACCTTTGTATAAAGCTTTAAAGGGGTTTGTGTAACGTTCTTTAAAGAAGGCTGGCATACCGGTTAAGGCAGCCGACTGTACACCCAAGCGTTTGAATTGCTTTTTATCTTGAGTCAACTCATCTTTTTCAGAAACAAGTTGTGGTTCCGCTGTTAGCGTTAAAGGAACATTGTTTCTTAACACACCTATCTTTAAAGCTTCATCTGCCGACTGAATGCCTTGGTGAAATTGTGACCAATCACTAAGCTCTTGACCATTGAGGCTGACAACTTTGTCATTGACTTTTAAACCAGCTTTTTCAGCCACGCTGTCGGGAAGGACGTGTCTAATATAAAGTTGGCCATTTTCTATGCCAGCATGGGCAGCAGAAAGAAACTTGCCATTTAAAGCAATGGTTTTTTCTTGAGCCTGATCAAGCGTGTTTTTTTGTAAGGCTTCAGTGCTGTAGCGTTTGACATGTAGAGTCATGTTTTGACTCAGTTCTTGGTCAAAGTATTGCTCTACCTGCCACCAATGGTTAATATCTTTGTTATTGATTTTAGTGATTTGATCACCAGTGCGTAAGCCGGCTTTATATGCAGCGCTATCTTCATTGTTGATACCTACAATAGGCAAGAAAGGTAAGTAACTCACACCAATTTGTGAAGCTTGGGTTTTCTCACCGTAAACATTTTCAACCTCTGATTTTGTGGCCTTAACAGTAATACTTTGTTGGCGTTGATTGCGTTTATAAACCAAATCAATGTCACCGGCTTCTTGAGTTCTTAAAATATTAACGAAATGACTCCAGGTACTGACCTGTTCACCGTTGATAGAAAGAATTTCATCACCAGCTTTTAAGCCAGCAACAGCAGCGGGCTGTCCAGGGCGTACATCACCAATAACCGGTTTTAAAGTGTCCGTTCCCACCCAGAAAATAATGGCATACACAAAAATAGGTAAAATAAGATTAAAAATTGGCCCCATAGAGGCGATGGCAATACGATTCCAGACTGGCTGATTCATGTATGAGCGTGGGTCATCAGCAGGAAGTTCTTTTTCAACATCTCCTTGAATAGCTTCCATCTCTTCACCATGCATTTTAACATAACCACCCAAAGGAAAGGCGCAAATCGCATACTCGGTTTCACCCCATTGTTTTCTAAAAATAGCCGGGCCAAAGCCAATGGCAAAACGTTCAACATAGACGCCACATTTTTTGGCCACCAAAAAGTGTCCAAGCTCATGGAAAAAAACCAATCCACCAAACAGAACAATGGGTAAAACTATACTTGCAAACATATTCGAATCATTCCTTACTATTTTAAAATTATATCTTACAGCTTATTTATACACGCTTGGGCAGTTTGTCTACCCCAAGTATCGGCTTGTAGAAAGTCGTCTAAATTAACAGTTTTTTGGCCTTTGTAACAGTTTAAAACGGTTTCATTGATTTGGGTGATCTGAGTGAATGAAATTTGTTGATTTAAAAAAGCGTCAACACTCACTTCATTGGCCCCATTGAGAACAGCGGGGTAGTCTGGACCTGCTGTGAGACTGTTCATCGCCAGTTGCGTGGCTGGAAAACGCTCAGTATCTGGAGCAAAAAATTCAAGTTTTGATAATGTAGAAAAATTAAGAAATTCAACAGCCTGCTCAATTCTATTAGGATAAGACAGAGCATAAGCAATGGGGCCTTTCATATCGGGTTTACTCAATTGTGCTAAAATAGAACCGTCAATGTATTCAACCATAGAGTGAACAATAGACTGCGGATGGATAACAATATCCAACTTATCTGCGGGAATATTAAACAGCCAATATGCTTCGATGGCTTCAAGGCCTTTGTTCATCATAGTAGCAGAATCAATTGTAATTTTATTACCCATAGACCAATTGGGATGCTTTAAGGCTTCTTCTAAGGTGATGGTATTTAAATCTTTATCTTTTTGTAAAAAGAAAGGGCCACCTGAGGCAGTTAAAATCATTCTATGGATATTGCCATGAGATGGGTCTTTCTTGTTTTCTAGACATTGAAAAATAGCACTGTGTTCACTGTCAACAGGCAAGATAGTACTTTTGGGATGTTCTTTTAGAACTTGATTAACATACGCTCCAGCAACGACTAAAGATTCTTTGTTGGCCAAAGCAACCGTTTTATCAGCTCTAATCGCAGCAATGGTTGGCTTGAGACCCGCTGCCCCAACAATAGCAGAAATAACATAATCTGCTTGGTCGATTGCAGCTACTGCGCATGCACCTTCTTCACCGTACATAAACTCTGTATGTTCTAAGTTTGCACAACGCTCTTTTAGAACTTTACAGTCAGATTCCTGAACACAAGAAACCAATAGGGGTTGGTATTTAAGGCACTGCTGACTTAAAAGATCAATATTACGGCCTCCTGCTAAGGCCACTACTTTAAATTGCTGTGGATTCTGATCAATTAAGTCTAGGCTGGATAAGCCAACAGAGCCGGTTGAACCTAAAATAGAAATAGACTTCATGCTTGTACCTCGGTTGTTTTGTGGGCTTTGCTATCGCCAAATCGCCGCTCTCTTTGATTAAATACAGTTATGGCTTTTTTCAGTTCTTCAACAGAGAAGTCCGGCCAGAGTGTGGGTGTAAAATAATACTCGCTGTATGTGCTTTGCCAAGGTAAAAAATTTGAGCTCCTGTACTCACCGCTCGTTCTGATAATAAGGTCGGGGTCAGGTATATTGTGAGTATCAAGATAGCTTGCAATACGTTTTGGGTTAATGTCGTTGAGAGTGATTTTTTTATCAAGCAGGTCTTTTCCAAGTTTTTGAACTGCACGCGTGATTTCTTCTCTGCCGCCATAGCTTAAGGCCAAAGTTAAAGTCATTTTTATGTCTTTATTGTTTTCTTGAGTTTTTTGTTTGGTTTTTTCAACGAGAGTTTGAACTTTTTTGGGTAAAAACTGATGATCACCAATGGTATTAAAAGTAATATCATTGTCTATCATTTTTTCTAGCTTACTGTTAAGAAACTGCTCTAATAAGTTCATTAGGCCACTTACCTCTTGCGGTGAGCGCTGCCAATTTTGTTGTGAAAAGGCATACAAGGTTAGGTAAGGAATCTTAAATGACCTACAAGCTTCAATAATCGATTCAGTTGTGCTTACCCCTTTGCGGTGACCAAAGATTCTGGGTAAGCTTCTTTTTTTAGCCCACCGGCCGTTGCCATCCATAATAATAGCCAAATGTTGAATGTTCTGTGTATCCAGTGTTTTTGTAGAGTTGGGTAAAGAACTTTTTTTAAATGGCCACATGAGGCAGTACGATCACAAGCTATATAGCTAAAATCTCTTTTGATTTAAGCTCAGCCAAGGCATCAATTTTTTTGATATTTGAATCGGTCTTTTCCTGAATATCGGCTTGAAAACGTTTATGTTCGTCTTCTGAAATTTCTTTATCTTTTTCTGCTTTTTTCAGTTCATCCATACCATTGCGACGAATATTGCGGATGGCAATTTTCGCGTCTTCAGCATGTTTGCCTACGAGCTTTACAAACTCCTTACGGCGTTCCTCAGTTAATGCAGGAATAGGAATGCGTATAATTTTACCATCGTTTTGGGGGGTAAAGCCCAAGTTAGATGATTGAATAGACTTCTCTATCATATCCAATGCACTTTGATCCCAGGGTTGAACTACAAGTGTTTTTGCGTCTGGAGTTGAAACTGTTGCCATTTGTGCAATGGGTGTAGGTGTGCCATAATAATCTACTTTAATAATATCAAGCATGCTGGGGTTGGCGCGACCTGTTCTGACTTTACTCAAATCGCTTTCAAATGCAGCTATGGCTTTTTCCCATTTTTCATTCAGTTCTTGTAGTAAGCTTTCCATAAAGTGGTCTCCTTCAATAATTATCTGTGACTCTAGGCATTGGATACAGTGGTACCAATATCTTCACCAGCAATAGCTTTAAGTATATTGCCTTCTTTCATCATGTTAAATACAATGATAGGCATCTTATTGTCCATACACAGTGAAGTCGCGGTAGAGTCCATGACTTTTAAACCTTTCTGTAAAACCTCAAGATAGCTTAAGGTGTCAAATTTTTCAGCATCGTTGTGCTTTAAAGGATCTTTATCAAATACACCATCTACGCGCGTCGCTTTTAAAATGACATCAGCGTTGATTTCCATGGCTCGTAAAGATGCTGTAGTATCCGTTGTAAAAAATGGACTGCCGATACCGGCAGCAAAAATAACCACACGGCCTTTTTCTAAATGTCTTGTAGCACGCCGCCTGATATAGGGCTCAGCAATTTGCTGCATGGAGATAGCGCTTAAGACTCTTGTTTTAACATTTTGTGCTTCTAAAGCATCTTGCAAGGCAAGGGCATTAATAGTTGTTGCCAGCATGCCCATATAGTCGGCTGAGGCTCTATCCATACCTTTGGATGCACCAGCAACGCCTCTAAAAATATTTCCGCCACCAATGACTATAGCAAGTTCAACGCCTGTTGACATGACCTCTTTTAACTCTAACGATAAACGAGACAAAATACTGGGGCTGATACCGTAGCCATTGTCATCACATAGGGCTTCGCCACTTAATTTTAATAAGACTCTTTTGTATTGATGATTCATTGGCATTTAGACTACGTGGGCAAAAACAATTGGTCAATACAAGAACAAGAATCAATAACTATTTTCAACAAAGGGGGGACCTGTCCCCCCTTCTTTGGGGGCTCTGCATAAACAACAGTAGTTCCTGCGTCACAACTGTTGCTAAAAAACGCGGTTTTCACCAAATTCATCCCACCCTGGGAAAATTCGGTATAAAACCTCTTTTCCATTATGCTAATACCACATTGCATTGTTTGTTTTGTGAGGTCCACCTAAAATAAATCAATTAAGATTCTTGTTCTTCTTCGGTATTCTCTTTTGCAGTTTCTCCTAAAACATAGCGAGAGAAACGGGCAATCGTAATGTTTTCACCCATTTTAGCAATTGATTCTTGCAACAAGTCATTGATAGTCACATCAGGATTCTTAACAAAGCTTTGCTCTAAAAGACAGGTTTCAGCAAAAAATTTGTCCATACGACCAGAGATGATTTTTTCAATAAACTGTTCTGGTTTGCCAGACTCTTTGGCTTGCGTGGTCAGAACTTCTTTTTCACGTTCAATAAGCTCTGCAGGAACTTCTTCACGTTTAACATGTAAAGGCGCTGCAGCAGCAATGTGCATGGCCACGTCTCTACATAAAACTTGAAAGTCTTCGTTTCTAGCAACAAAGTCTGTTTCACAGTTAACTTCAACCATAACACCAATTTTACCTTCACCATGAATGTATGATGTTATATTGCCTTCTTTAGCAATACGACTCGCTTTTTTAGCAGCCTTTGCTAGACCTTTTTTACGTAAAAAATCAACCGCTTTATCAATTGAACCATTGGATTCAGTTAAAGCAGTTTTACAGTCAGCAATACCAGCACCGGTCATTTCTCTAAGATTTTTGATTTGTTCCATGTTTAGGGCCATAGTTTTATTCTCCATCTTTCTTAGTTGCTTTTTTAGCAGTAGTTTTTTTAGTTGTTTTTTTAGCAGCAGCCTTTTTAGCAGGTTCTTTTTTATCTTCTGTTGAAGCTGCCTTTGCACTTACTTTTGCAGGAGCGACTTCTTTTTTAGAGCTTGCTTTAGAGGTATCTTCTTTGGCGGTAGCCTTGACTTCTTTTTTGTCAACAGCATCAGCTTTTACCTCTTTTGCGGGCTTAACCGCGGCCTTGCTTGACGTTTCAACAGACTTTTCCTTTTTAGCTGTTGATGATTGAATGTTTTTCTCAAGGTTTTTACCACCTTCTAGACATGCGTTGGCAGCGTCTTCTAGAAAGATACGAATTGATTTTAATGCATCATCGTTAGAAGGTACAACATAGTCAATCCCCACTGGATCACAGTTGGTATCAGTAATGGCTATGACCGGAATATTGAGATTATTGGCTTCTTTAATGGCGATGTGTTCTTTTTTTGGGTCAACAACAAACATCAAGCCAGGGATTTTTTTCATTTCGCGAATACCGCTTAAGCTTTTCTCAAGCTTTTGATATTCCTTGTCTAAGTCAACATGCTCTTTTTTGGTTAACAGTTCACCTGCTTTGGAGGACTTAATTTCTTGAATTTCGTCCATACGTTTAATTCTGGTTTTGATGGTTTCAAAGTTAGTGAGCATGCCTCCTAACCATCTACGATTAACAAAGTATTGGCCAGCTCGTGTCGCTTCTTCTTGAATGATTTCTTGTGCCTGAGGTTTTGTACCTACAAAAATAACATCTTTACCTGTAGCAACAGTATCTAAGATTGCTTTACGCGCATGTTTCCATTGTGCAGCTGTTTTTTCTAAATTGATAATATAAATGCCATTGCGTGCTCCAAAAATATACTCTTTCATTTTTGGGTTCCAACGACGGGTTTGGTGGCCATAATGCGCACCTGCCTCTAAGAGGGCTTTAATGGATAAAGACATATCACTTCCTTTGTTTTAGGTTAATCCTCCACCATTTTAATAATATGTTTTTTTTACATATTTGACCGTAAAACCTTCTTTAAAAAGGCACCTAAGGCCTGAGCATTATCTTACTCAACAATGACTCGCAAATGGTGTGTGTCATTAATAATGTGCGGACATATATTGAAAGAGTGACGCTTTGTCAAGTGCCAACCTTAGATTTGAGAGAAATGGCTAATTTTAATTGTGAACATTTGATCGGTATTCTTACTTGAGACTTCACCAATAGCAGTTTGAACTGAATGTATGCGAACGTGCTTACTTTTTGCAAAAAAGTTGCTGATCAATGCGGCTTCCAATGCTCTTAGACCGTGCTGTGAATCATAGGTTTTTTCGAGCCAGCGTTTAATGGACTGTGGCTTATTTTGATAGCTAACATCAACAGCAAAGTTCTGTTGAGAAGGGAGTGTATCAATAATTTGATTGAGAACGTTTATACCGGATGAAGATAAGCTAGGTTTTGAACCGGAAAACAATTGTTGACGAGTTAAATTGATCCCAACAAAATCATCTTTTAGCATCAGCATTCTATTGGGCAAGGTTTTAACCAATTCATCATAGATTTTGAGGTAGATTTGTTTACTGGCTTGCTTTTTCTTTTGCTCGTCCAAACTTAGATTTTTTTGATTGAATTGATTTTCTGTTAGCTGTTGATTTTTAAGCACCAATTGTTGGTTTAAGGTTGAAAGGTCTTGGTTGCGCAACTCAAGGTCAGAGACTTCTTGTCTTAAGCGATTATTTTCTTGTTGGAGTTGCTCTGCATTTTTAGCGCGCTCTTGGTAGTCAGCAATGCTGGCATCATGTTGGCTTTTGAGCATGCAGGAAGAAAGCGAGGCACTAATTAAAGCAAGAAACAAAAAATATTTCATAAGCTAAGCCTGCCGTAAACTTTGATAATAATCAATGAAAAATGGCTTCTCCATTCAATAAAGTGTGTTACACTTAAATTTATGTCAGATTTTTTTTCTGAAGCCACGGCCAGCTTTTTAGGACCCATCAAAGACTTTTTAGAAGACCCTGATATTGCTGAGATTATGGTCAATGGGCCAGAGCAAATTTTTATTGAACAGCATGGAAAAGTGATTAAAACTAAGGCACAGTTTAAGGATGTAGATGAATTGATGGCGGCTATTCGTAGAATAGGTCAGATGGTGGGTAAAATCATCAATGATCAGAACCCCATCATGGATGCCCGGCTAGAAGATGGTTCGCGTGTGCATGTTGTTCTGGCACCCAGTGCCAGAACCGGACCCTATTTGACCATTAGAAAGTTTCAGGAAGAAAAAATGAGCTTGCGTCAGTTGGTGGAAAACGGGGCTTTAAATGTCAATATGGCAAAATTTTTAAACTTGGTTGTGCAAATGGCCAAGAACATTGTGGTGTCCGGTGGAACCTCATCCGGTAAAACAACCTTGCTTAATGTAGTGTCGTCTTTAATTCCACCGCAAGATAGGATTGTTGTTATTGAGGACGCTTCAGAGCTGCAGCTTAGGCAGGAGCATGTTGTGTCTTTGGAGACAAAAGCAGCAGACAGTCAAGGAGAAGGTGCCGTGAGTATGCGGGATTTGGTTAAAGCATCGTTGCGCATGCGGCCGGATAGGATTGTTGTTGGAGAGGTTAGAGGCCCAGAAGGGATGGATTTGATTCAGGCCATGAATACTGGGCATGGTGGTTCCATGGCAACCATTCATGCCAATTCACCCTGGGGGGCAGTTGGTCGTTTGGAAACCCTGGCCATGATGTCTGATGTAAAAATGCCCATGCCGGCAATACGTGGACAGATTTGTTCGGCCCTGGATATTATTATACAGACCAGTCGCTTGCAGGATGGACAAAGGAAAATTGTTAGTATTACGGAAGTTCTAGGCATGGATGCCAATGGCAATGCCCAACTGGCAGAAATTTTTAGTTTAAAAGCAAAAAACAAAAACAAATCAGCAAAACAACAAAAATCAGCCACAGTTGAATACACTCATGTTGCCAGTGGTGCTTTACCTAGTTTTTATGATCGAGCAATTGAGCTGGGTTATGATATTGATAAAAAAATGTTTTCCTAAAAAAAATAAATTAACACAGAATCAAACGATAAACCTTTAAGACTGAAGCACAATCAAGCCTTGAGTTTATCCGGCAATGTGATAGAGTTTCCTGGCTTTCTTTGGGGCGATGGTAACGAGTTGGCACAGAAGTTAAACTTTATTTTTTAGGAAAACATTTATTATGAAAGTGATACAACGTACCTTACGATGGACAACAAAAAGCTTAGCATTTTTACTTAGCGGACTTTTGCTGATGAATTGTTTGAATGAAAACCCAGCAAGATTTGGCTTTTTGAGTCGTACGGGTGTTTCTGAGGCGGACCTAAGCGATGAAGTAGAAAACCCAGATGGTAGTGTTACTATTGTGGACACCTGGCAAAATCTGCAAAGTATTGCTAAAAAAGCTACGATTCTAATTAGTGTTGATGCTTCTGGATCATTGAATGATGAAATTACCTTCTTAGCGGATAAGGGTATTAAGGCTTTGGTTGAACGTTTTGCCAGTGAGTTTGAAACTTAT from bacterium includes the following:
- a CDS encoding CpaF family protein: MSDFFSEATASFLGPIKDFLEDPDIAEIMVNGPEQIFIEQHGKVIKTKAQFKDVDELMAAIRRIGQMVGKIINDQNPIMDARLEDGSRVHVVLAPSARTGPYLTIRKFQEEKMSLRQLVENGALNVNMAKFLNLVVQMAKNIVVSGGTSSGKTTLLNVVSSLIPPQDRIVVIEDASELQLRQEHVVSLETKAADSQGEGAVSMRDLVKASLRMRPDRIVVGEVRGPEGMDLIQAMNTGHGGSMATIHANSPWGAVGRLETLAMMSDVKMPMPAIRGQICSALDIIIQTSRLQDGQRKIVSITEVLGMDANGNAQLAEIFSLKAKNKNKSAKQQKSATVEYTHVASGALPSFYDRAIELGYDIDKKMFS
- the rseP gene encoding RIP metalloprotease RseP — encoded protein: MFASIVLPIVLFGGLVFFHELGHFLVAKKCGVYVERFAIGFGPAIFRKQWGETEYAICAFPLGGYVKMHGEEMEAIQGDVEKELPADDPRSYMNQPVWNRIAIASMGPIFNLILPIFVYAIIFWVGTDTLKPVIGDVRPGQPAAVAGLKAGDEILSINGEQVSTWSHFVNILRTQEAGDIDLVYKRNQRQQSITVKATKSEVENVYGEKTQASQIGVSYLPFLPIVGINNEDSAAYKAGLRTGDQITKINNKDINHWWQVEQYFDQELSQNMTLHVKRYSTEALQKNTLDQAQEKTIALNGKFLSAAHAGIENGQLYIRHVLPDSVAEKAGLKVNDKVVSLNGQELSDWSQFHQGIQSADEALKIGVLRNNVPLTLTAEPQLVSEKDELTQDKKQFKRLGVQSAALTGMPAFFKERYTNPFKALYKGVEETIKLTVLTAKGLGKLFTGNLSMNSLGGPISIFYLAGTSYKKGGFDAFFRMMAMLSITLALLNLLPIPMLDGGHLLFFFIEVIKGSPVSEKVVRIGHTLGFAFIIGLMILTFYVDLNRFLFDRIRSLFN
- the pyrH gene encoding UMP kinase, whose amino-acid sequence is MNHQYKRVLLKLSGEALCDDNGYGISPSILSRLSLELKEVMSTGVELAIVIGGGNIFRGVAGASKGMDRASADYMGMLATTINALALQDALEAQNVKTRVLSAISMQQIAEPYIRRRATRHLEKGRVVIFAAGIGSPFFTTDTTASLRAMEINADVILKATRVDGVFDKDPLKHNDAEKFDTLSYLEVLQKGLKVMDSTATSLCMDNKMPIIVFNMMKEGNILKAIAGEDIGTTVSNA
- the tsf gene encoding translation elongation factor Ts; the protein is MALNMEQIKNLREMTGAGIADCKTALTESNGSIDKAVDFLRKKGLAKAAKKASRIAKEGNITSYIHGEGKIGVMVEVNCETDFVARNEDFQVLCRDVAMHIAAAAPLHVKREEVPAELIEREKEVLTTQAKESGKPEQFIEKIISGRMDKFFAETCLLEQSFVKNPDVTINDLLQESIAKMGENITIARFSRYVLGETAKENTEEEQES
- the rpsB gene encoding 30S ribosomal protein S2, translated to MSLSIKALLEAGAHYGHQTRRWNPKMKEYIFGARNGIYIINLEKTAAQWKHARKAILDTVATGKDVIFVGTKPQAQEIIQEEATRAGQYFVNRRWLGGMLTNFETIKTRIKRMDEIQEIKSSKAGELLTKKEHVDLDKEYQKLEKSLSGIREMKKIPGLMFVVDPKKEHIAIKEANNLNIPVIAITDTNCDPVGIDYVVPSNDDALKSIRIFLEDAANACLEGGKNLEKNIQSSTAKKEKSVETSSKAAVKPAKEVKADAVDKKEVKATAKEDTSKASSKKEVAPAKVSAKAASTEDKKEPAKKAAAKKTTKKTTAKKATKKDGE
- the frr gene encoding ribosome recycling factor, which translates into the protein MESLLQELNEKWEKAIAAFESDLSKVRTGRANPSMLDIIKVDYYGTPTPIAQMATVSTPDAKTLVVQPWDQSALDMIEKSIQSSNLGFTPQNDGKIIRIPIPALTEERRKEFVKLVGKHAEDAKIAIRNIRRNGMDELKKAEKDKEISEDEHKRFQADIQEKTDSNIKKIDALAELKSKEILAI
- a CDS encoding 1-deoxy-D-xylulose-5-phosphate reductoisomerase gives rise to the protein MKSISILGSTGSVGLSSLDLIDQNPQQFKVVALAGGRNIDLLSQQCLKYQPLLVSCVQESDCKVLKERCANLEHTEFMYGEEGACAVAAIDQADYVISAIVGAAGLKPTIAAIRADKTVALANKESLVVAGAYVNQVLKEHPKSTILPVDSEHSAIFQCLENKKDPSHGNIHRMILTASGGPFFLQKDKDLNTITLEEALKHPNWSMGNKITIDSATMMNKGLEAIEAYWLFNIPADKLDIVIHPQSIVHSMVEYIDGSILAQLSKPDMKGPIAYALSYPNRIEQAVEFLNFSTLSKLEFFAPDTERFPATQLAMNSLTAGPDYPAVLNGANEVSVDAFLNQQISFTQITQINETVLNCYKGQKTVNLDDFLQADTWGRQTAQACINKL
- a CDS encoding isoprenyl transferase codes for the protein MWPFKKSSLPNSTKTLDTQNIQHLAIIMDGNGRWAKKRSLPRIFGHRKGVSTTESIIEACRSFKIPYLTLYAFSQQNWQRSPQEVSGLMNLLEQFLNSKLEKMIDNDITFNTIGDHQFLPKKVQTLVEKTKQKTQENNKDIKMTLTLALSYGGREEITRAVQKLGKDLLDKKITLNDINPKRIASYLDTHNIPDPDLIIRTSGEYRSSNFLPWQSTYSEYYFTPTLWPDFSVEELKKAITVFNQRERRFGDSKAHKTTEVQA
- the tsaB gene encoding tRNA (adenosine(37)-N6)-threonylcarbamoyltransferase complex dimerization subunit type 1 TsaB encodes the protein MLHLILDSSQPHVHWVLAKHDQVLDEIKSKNRFDAAEQTLVLLQALLKKHDLKLDEINAYAYIAGPGSFTGLRIAAASLKALSFAQKQQNIVALDPCHLLAQQYISQCKPENNCTLVPIIASRKNHIYHCSYRYQQGSLSLSNPIQEQAIDQLDQKSFTQNDHDSILFLGPDSLLLNPFDFFHHHNDSPISANTLAWSADQHIRAQNFIDKAHFSPNYIVQSVAKPKHNR